In one Bordetella pertussis 18323 genomic region, the following are encoded:
- the bscC gene encoding SctC family type III secretion system outer membrane ring subunit BscC — MAIGRLGYLVRGAWAGGVMLLAAGSAWAAPNWPLAPYSYYAQQQSLSDVLREFAAGFSLALQQGKGVQGVVNGRFNARTPTEFIERLSGIYGFNWFVHAGTLYVSRTSDVVTRAVDAAGASPSALRQALLQLGILDERFGWGELPAQGVAMVSGPPAYVALVEQAVAALPKGAGNQQVAVFRLKHASVSDRVIRYRDQQVVTPGMATMLRQLILGAGPGNDAALAAVAAPLRENLPVFGDAAADGNAPLAGAAQAAGRRLSEPSVQADTRLNALIVQDIPERMPIYRALIEQLDVPSTLIEIEAMIVDVNTDLVNELGVTWGAQIGTTSLGYGDLGLRPGNGLPVDGAAADLAPGTLGISVSTRLAARLRALESDGQANILSQPSILTADNLGAMIDLSDTFYIRTLGERVATVTPVTVGTSLRVTPRYIAAKGGRQVELAIDIEDGRVLQEYPIDGLPRVRKSSISTLAVVGDEQTLLIGGYNNRRDEEQVEKVPLLGDIPGLGFLFSSKSRAVQRRERLFLIRPRVVAIEGKPVFSPVAGTSQVFMSTGWGGHGSSLSIAPGEGGHTQVRHDARAGRPVRLVPDSLHVEYGEAGEASP; from the coding sequence ATGGCAATAGGTCGGCTTGGGTATCTTGTCCGCGGCGCATGGGCCGGGGGTGTCATGCTGTTGGCGGCCGGTAGCGCCTGGGCGGCGCCGAACTGGCCTTTGGCGCCGTATAGCTACTACGCGCAGCAGCAGAGCCTGTCCGATGTGCTGCGCGAGTTCGCCGCAGGCTTCAGCCTGGCGTTGCAACAGGGCAAAGGGGTGCAAGGCGTGGTCAATGGGCGTTTCAATGCGCGCACACCCACGGAGTTCATCGAGCGTCTCAGCGGCATCTATGGGTTCAACTGGTTCGTGCATGCCGGCACGCTGTATGTCAGCCGCACCAGCGACGTGGTTACCCGCGCGGTGGATGCAGCCGGCGCTTCGCCGTCGGCGTTGCGCCAGGCCTTGCTGCAACTGGGCATCCTGGACGAACGCTTCGGATGGGGAGAGCTGCCGGCGCAAGGCGTGGCCATGGTGTCAGGGCCGCCGGCCTATGTCGCGCTGGTCGAGCAGGCGGTAGCGGCGTTGCCCAAGGGGGCCGGCAATCAGCAGGTGGCGGTGTTTCGCCTCAAGCATGCTTCCGTGAGCGACCGGGTGATCCGTTATCGAGACCAGCAGGTAGTTACGCCGGGGATGGCCACCATGCTGCGCCAATTGATCCTGGGGGCGGGGCCGGGCAACGACGCGGCGCTGGCCGCGGTGGCGGCGCCGCTGCGGGAAAATCTGCCGGTGTTCGGCGATGCGGCAGCTGACGGGAACGCGCCGCTCGCTGGCGCAGCCCAGGCAGCCGGCCGGCGCCTGAGCGAGCCCAGCGTGCAGGCCGACACGCGCCTCAATGCCTTGATCGTGCAGGATATTCCCGAACGGATGCCAATCTACCGTGCCCTGATCGAGCAGTTGGATGTGCCCAGCACCCTGATCGAAATAGAGGCCATGATCGTGGACGTCAATACCGATCTGGTCAACGAGCTGGGTGTCACCTGGGGGGCGCAGATCGGAACCACCAGCCTGGGCTATGGCGATCTGGGGCTGCGTCCCGGCAACGGCCTGCCCGTGGACGGCGCGGCGGCCGACCTGGCGCCCGGAACCTTGGGGATCAGTGTCAGTACCCGGCTGGCGGCGCGCTTGCGTGCGTTGGAGTCGGACGGGCAGGCCAATATCCTGTCTCAGCCGTCCATCCTGACCGCCGACAACCTCGGCGCCATGATAGACCTGTCGGATACCTTCTACATTCGCACCCTGGGCGAGCGCGTAGCGACGGTCACGCCTGTCACGGTGGGTACGTCGTTGCGTGTGACGCCGCGCTATATCGCCGCCAAGGGAGGACGCCAGGTGGAATTGGCGATCGATATCGAGGACGGACGGGTCTTGCAGGAGTATCCCATCGATGGTCTGCCCCGGGTTCGGAAAAGCAGCATCAGCACGCTGGCGGTGGTGGGGGACGAGCAGACGCTGCTGATCGGCGGCTACAACAATCGCCGTGACGAAGAGCAGGTCGAGAAAGTGCCGCTGCTGGGAGATATCCCCGGCCTGGGGTTCTTGTTCTCGAGCAAGTCCCGGGCGGTACAGCGCCGCGAGCGGCTGTTCCTGATCCGGCCGCGTGTCGTGGCTATCGAGGGCAAGCCGGTCTTCAGCCCCGTTGCGGGCACGTCGCAGGTGTTCATGAGCACGGGTTGGGGCGGGCATGGCAGCAGCCTGAGCATTGCACCCGGCGAGGGCGGGCATACACAAGTGCGTCATGATGCCCGGGCGGGCAGGCCGGTCCGGCTGGTGCCGGATTCATTGCATGTGGAGTATGGCGAGGCGGGGGAGGCGTCGCCCTGA